The following are encoded together in the Serratia odorifera genome:
- a CDS encoding FeoC-like transcriptional regulator has translation MASLLQLRDALALNGSLQAQQLSRQLATPLPLVQAMLERLAAMGKIECIEQDDSACLSGSCKHCPESRKCNTVLYRLKQ, from the coding sequence ATGGCCAGCCTGCTGCAGTTACGTGATGCGTTGGCGCTGAACGGCAGCCTGCAGGCGCAGCAGCTTAGCCGTCAGTTGGCGACGCCGTTGCCGCTGGTGCAGGCGATGCTGGAACGTTTGGCCGCGATGGGCAAAATAGAGTGCATTGAACAGGACGACAGCGCCTGCCTGAGCGGCAGTTGCAAACATTGCCCGGAAAGCCGTAAGTGCAATACCGTACTTTATCGGCTGAAACAGTAA
- the gntX gene encoding DNA utilization protein GntX has translation MLAIHSRCWLCRQPLRLAKQGICSCCQRQLPRIPLCCPRCGLPSGDAQLPCGRCLLTPPPWHALVFAGDYVSPYRQLIGRFKFRRAPELAPVLARLLLLRWLQAHREQYLNRPEVILAVPLHHQRCWRRGYNQGDLLARPLARWLGCEYRPAALDRVRATAPQRQLSARRRRHNLRAAFCCHEDLAGRHVALLDDVLTTGSTVTAIATMLQAQGVASLQIWCICRTL, from the coding sequence ATGCTAGCAATCCACAGCCGTTGTTGGCTATGCCGACAACCCTTGCGTCTGGCGAAACAGGGAATTTGCAGCTGTTGCCAGCGCCAGTTACCGCGCATTCCGCTCTGCTGCCCACGCTGCGGTTTGCCGTCCGGCGACGCCCAACTGCCCTGCGGCCGCTGTTTGCTAACGCCGCCGCCGTGGCACGCGTTGGTGTTCGCCGGTGATTATGTCAGCCCATACCGCCAGTTGATTGGGCGTTTCAAATTCCGCCGTGCGCCCGAACTGGCGCCGGTGCTGGCTCGGTTATTGTTGTTGCGCTGGCTGCAAGCGCATCGAGAGCAATATCTGAACAGACCGGAGGTGATTTTAGCGGTACCCTTACACCATCAACGCTGCTGGCGTCGCGGGTATAATCAAGGCGATTTACTGGCTCGGCCGCTGGCACGCTGGCTAGGCTGCGAATACCGACCGGCAGCGCTGGATCGCGTGCGGGCCACCGCGCCACAGCGGCAGCTGAGCGCCCGCCGCCGCCGGCACAATCTGCGCGCCGCCTTTTGCTGCCACGAAGATCTGGCCGGCAGGCATGTCGCCTTGCTGGACGATGTGCTCACCACCGGCAGTACGGTGACGGCAATCGCTACGATGTTACAGGCGCAGGGCGTGGCGTCGTTGCAGATATGGTGTATTTGCCGCACATTGTAG
- a CDS encoding YdgH/BhsA/McbA-like domain containing protein produces the protein MKSLKMIVAALVVGSVSFGTMAATELTKEDLAKDPGKYEKVGTVSTTAETTSPMDAKQELSKLADEKGGQYYVVIAGREHGKFSATAEVYKDK, from the coding sequence ATGAAATCATTGAAGATGATCGTTGCAGCGTTAGTTGTCGGTTCCGTTTCTTTTGGCACCATGGCGGCAACGGAATTAACCAAAGAAGATTTGGCAAAAGATCCGGGCAAATACGAGAAAGTCGGCACGGTGAGCACCACGGCAGAAACCACGTCGCCGATGGATGCCAAACAGGAACTGTCCAAACTGGCCGATGAAAAAGGCGGGCAGTATTACGTAGTTATCGCCGGGCGCGAGCACGGCAAATTCAGCGCTACTGCTGAAGTGTATAAAGACAAGTAA
- the bioH gene encoding pimeloyl-ACP methyl ester esterase BioH, with the protein MSALYWKTMGEGDRDLVLLHGWGLNAEVWGCTLARLAPHFRLHLLDLPGYGRSQGYAALTLQQMAEIVLEQAPAKAWWLGWSLGGLVASQIALTQPQRTCGLISVASSPCFHAEEDWPGIRPNVLSGFQQQLSQDFQRTVERFLTLQTLGTASARQDARTLKGVVLNQPIPSVEVLNGGLEMLRTVDLRRAMTSLSPALPLLRIYGYLDGLVPRKVAALVDDLLPASRSVIIDKAAHAPFISHPDEFADVIKQFVDNSTH; encoded by the coding sequence ATGAGTGCGCTGTACTGGAAAACAATGGGTGAAGGCGATCGCGATCTTGTGCTGCTGCACGGATGGGGGCTGAATGCCGAGGTCTGGGGTTGCACGCTGGCGCGATTGGCGCCGCATTTTCGCCTGCACCTGTTGGATTTGCCGGGGTATGGCCGCAGTCAGGGTTACGCTGCGCTGACGCTGCAGCAGATGGCCGAGATCGTCCTGGAACAGGCTCCCGCCAAGGCCTGGTGGCTGGGCTGGTCACTCGGCGGGCTGGTGGCCAGCCAGATTGCCTTGACGCAGCCGCAGCGGACTTGCGGTCTGATCAGCGTCGCCTCGTCTCCCTGTTTCCACGCCGAGGAAGATTGGCCTGGCATTCGCCCAAACGTATTGAGTGGCTTCCAGCAGCAGCTGAGCCAAGATTTTCAGCGTACGGTGGAGCGTTTTCTGACCTTGCAGACACTAGGCACCGCCAGCGCCCGGCAGGACGCCAGAACGTTGAAGGGGGTGGTGCTCAATCAGCCGATACCCAGCGTTGAGGTGCTCAACGGCGGACTGGAAATGCTGCGCACGGTCGATTTACGCCGTGCCATGACCTCGCTGTCACCGGCGCTGCCGCTACTGCGTATTTACGGCTATCTCGATGGCCTGGTGCCGCGCAAGGTGGCGGCGTTGGTGGACGACCTGCTGCCGGCCAGCAGGTCGGTGATTATCGACAAGGCTGCCCATGCGCCGTTTATTTCTCATCCTGATGAATTTGCCGATGTCATCAAACAGTTTGTCGATAACTCAACCCATTGA